From Abiotrophia defectiva ATCC 49176:
ATTTTTGTATTGGAAAGGGCCTGAATTTTCCCTAGGAAATCGAGTTTTAGAGATAGGATATTGTCCGAAAGATAGTGGAACCGATTCTCTAAAAGTTCCAAAAATACCCGATATTATACGGACGATCAGACAGAAAAATGGCCTAATTTTCGATTATGTCAGTGTTATTTTGCTAGTGATATGCTATAATAGAGGCAAAGGGAGGTGCTCACATGGTAACAAAAGAGCTGATTCAACAACGCGCTGTTTTCCTAAGTACCCTTTGTCGAGATTTGGAGCAGGAGTCCTGGGTAAGAGGTTTTTTTCTAGCTGGCCACACGCTTCAAGGTCAGGACGATCCCTACTCAGATATCGATCTCCGTCTTATTGTCATCGACAAAAAAGCCAAGCGCCAGGTCTATGAATGGTTGGCGACATGGTCACCTGATTTACTCTTTATTGAAGAGCTAAATGACGTCAATGCCTCCTTTTACTTTGAGCATTTTATCAAGTTGAAAGTGCTGGCCTATTATGCTTCAGAACTTGAGCCAAGCATCTGGTTCAAACAAATTCAAGTCATTTGGGACCCGGAAGGCATGATTGAACCGATGCGACAATCTTCCTTGGCCTTGGAATTGTCAGTCAATCAGGCCATGATTGACCACTATTTGACCAAGTACTACGCCCACCTCAATACCTTATGCAGAGGTATGATGCGAGGCGAGATTAACTACTGCATGCAATGCATCTTGATGATGCGCAATATTTTGTCGGCCCTCTGGTGCCTAGAAAAAGGCCACTTGCCCAACGATATTGGCGACTGGTCTCGCTATGAAGGCGCCCGCTCAGTTCTCAGCCAATCCCAACAGCAATGGATGCAGAAGGTGATTTCGCTGGACAAGCAGTCAGTCCGTCATTTCTGCCTGGATGCTAATCAACAAATCAAACAGGTCTTAGTACGATTTGGTTATGATACCCACCAGTTTGACCGGCTGACCCTCCATGTCTTGGAAGAGACTCACTAATTGGCTTATTCTCTTACGCCCACCTAGCTTGCTAGGCCAATCGGATGCCCCCGTATTGGTCCGCAAGCTAGGTGGTTTGCTTGTCTACTGCTATTTTTGTCTGCTTAGGTGAAAAAGTCATGACATTTAGGCTTTTTTCAGGTACAATAAAGACGTATGGGCTTTTTTGATAAGAGCCGTCAAGACAGCATTAGGAGGAAATTAAATGACTGAACAACATCAAGATGTCCAGGCTGAACTTAACGACCAGCTTTTGGTTCGTCGTGAGAAAATGGCCCAAATGGCAGAAGCGGGCGTAAACCCTTTTGCGGCGGGCTTTAGCCGGGACCATTTATCTGCCCAAATCTTGCACGAATACAGTGAGGTTGACAAAGAAGCTTTAGAAGAAAAGAAAATCCCTGTTCGTGTGGCAGGCCGTATGGTCTCCAAACGTGGTAAGGGTAAGGCTGGTTTTGCCCATCTCTTAGACATGGATGGCAAGATTCAAATTTACGTCCGCCAAGATTCAGTAGGTGAAGATAGTTACCAATGGTTTAAGGCCGCAGACTTGGGCGACATTGTCGGCGTTGTCGGCTATGTCTTCAAGACCAATACAGGTGAGCTTTCGGTCTTCGCCCAAGAATTCCATCCCCTAACCAAGGCCTTACGTCCTCTGCCAGATAAATACCATGGCTTAACCAATGTAGAGCAACGTTACCGCCAACGTTACTTGGACCTTATTAGTAACGAAGAAAGCCGCGAACGCTTTATCTTGCGTTCTAAGATTGTGCGCGAAATCCGCCGTTTCTTAGACGACCAAGGTTACTTGGAAGTTGAAACACCAGTTCTGCATACCATCGCGGGTGGGGCAACCGCTCGTCCATTCGTAACCCACCACAATGCCTTGGATATGGAGCTCTATCTCCGCATCGCGACTGAGTTGCACCTCAAACGCTTGGTAGTTGGTGGGATTGAGAAGGTTTATGAGTTAGGGCGGATCTTCCGTAATGAAGGGATTGATACCACCCACAACCCAGAATTTACCACTATCGAATGTTATACGGCTTACCAAGTTTATACAGATGTCATGGACTTGATTGAAGGCATGCTGAAGAAGGTAGCTGAGCGTGTCCTCAACAAGACTAGCTTGGAGTATCACGGTCACACTATTGAGTTAGGTCAACCTTGGGCTCGTCGCCATATGGTAGACTTGATTAAAGAAGTTACAGGTGTGGACTTCTGGCAAGCCATGGACTTCGACCAAGCCAAAGCTTTGGCTAAGGAGCATGGTGTAGAACTCAACGACCACGATACTACTGTGGGGCATGTCATCAATGCCTTCTTCGAAGAGCACTGTGAAGATAAGTGTATCCAACCAACCTTCGTTTACGGCCACCCAGTGGAAGTATCACCATTGGCACGTAAGAACGAAGAAGACCCACGCTTCACTGACCGTTTCGAGCTCTTCATTGTAGGTAAGGAATACGCCAACGCCTTCACAGAGTTGAGCGATCCAATTGATCAACGTCAGCGTTTTGAAGCGCAAATGGAAGAAAAGAACAAAGGGAACGATGAAGCTCAACCAATGGATGATGAGTTCATTGAAGCGCTGGAATATGGGATGCCTCCAACTGGTGGTTGGGGCTTAGGGATTGACCGTCTGGTAATGCTCTTCACGGGCGCTACTGCTATCCGCGACGTCCTCCTCTTCCCAACTATGCGCCACCATTCATAAGATTTGAGGAGACTGGAATTGATTTTCCAGTCTTTTTTATGTAGGGGCCAAAAGTGAAGAAATCAGCACTAATTAAAGAGTCTTCAGTTTTTGTGAGAGGCGAATTTGGCAAAAGATGCTATAATAAAAGAAAAAGGTCGGGAGGCGAGCGAGATGCGCAGTGAAGTCATGTGGCAGGATTTTTGTAGGCGTCAGGGGCTGGCAAAGGATACGCCCTATGAGGCTTTTAGTTTCGGTGGACCGGGCAGTGTCATTGCGGACCCCTTGGCTCAGCTGGTCATGGCGGGCAAGAAGACGGCCACCTGCTCAGCCAAATTGCTCTATGAGGTAGAGGATGAGCCCCTGCCGGAAGTTGGAAGCTATAGCGTGATTCTGAATAGCCGTAACCAGGCTCAATGTGTCATTCAGACCACGGGGGTGGTCACCATGCCCTATGAAGAAGTGACCGAAGCTTGGGCTAGAAAAGAAGGAGAGGGCGACCTTAGCCTAGAATATTGGCGCCAGGCCCATTGGTCTTTCTTTGAAGCAGAATTTCGCTTAGTCAATCAGGTTTTTACCCCTGAACAGGAACTGGTTTTCGAAGAGTTCCAGGTAGTTTATCGCTTGCCAGAGGCGAGCTTAGGCTGATTTACTGGCTCGAAAAATCCAGACAGAAAAAGACCAATATATCATATATGATATATTGGGAAAAATAAGGAGGAGAAAGAATGGAATTTGTAAGAACAGAAAGAGGATTTGAAGGCTATAATGCAGCAGGAGAGGTCGTGGCTGAGATTACTTATCGGCCGACAGAAGATCCCAAGGTAGTCATTGCCGACCATACTTTTGTGGACGATAGTTTGCGTGGCCAGGGTGTCGCCCAAGAACTCTTGGACACCTTAGTAGCGGCTATGAAGGCTGAAGGCAAAAAGATTAAGGCAGAATGCTCTTATGTAGTAGCTAAGTTCCAACGTGACTCGCAGTATGATGCGGTCAATGCCGATAAGGACTAGTCGGATGCCAGAAGTATGGGAACTAGTCGATGTCAATAAGCAATTGACTGGCATCAGACATTTGAGGGGGCAAGAAGCCCTCATCCCACCAGGTCATTATCATCTGGTGGCGCGCGTTTTGGTAATGGATGCAAAGGGTCAGATTCTACTGACCCAGCGTAGTCATGGTAAGGCCCATTATCCTGATTATTGGGAATTTGGCGCCAATGGCTCAGTTTTGGCAGGCGAAAGCTCGGAACTTGCTGCTTGTCGCGAGTTGTGGGAGGAGACAGGGATTAAGGTGTCGCCCCATGACTTGGTCTGGTTGGAAGACTATCGCTATGATAATTGGTGGCTAGATATTTACGGAGTTGTTTTAGCGGATCTGGCGCCCGCCCTTGTTTTGGACCCAGAGGAAAATCAGGCCTGGGTTTGGCTTGCGCCAGACCAGTTGGAGCAATGGCAGGCCAAACTTGTGCCGGGCGACTGGGAACGTTGGCAGGCAGTTGCCAGCAAGTTGTTAGCATTGAGAGAGGAGGTTGACAAATGAAGATAAAACTAGGTCAGCCTTTGAGCCAGGCCACACTAGCAGAATGGGGTTTTGAAAATGGCCAGGCGCGCCATGTCTTGGCCGAAGGGGAATTTGAGCTTCGAATGACTATGTCAGACCAGGAGCTAGAACTGGTGGTCTATGATTTGGCCATGGAGGAACCCTACACCTTGTTTGAGGTAGCCAGTGCCAGTGGGGCGCTGGTAACAGCCCTACGCCAGCAAGTGGATGATATTCTCAATCGGATTTTAGGCCAGCAGATTCAAGACAATCCGCTAGTAGAGCGATTGGTGGAGCATGTGAAGGCGACTTACGGGCTGGCACCAGCCCATCCCTTTAAGCGCCATCCGGAAATAATAGGCTTCAAGCTGCCGACGGTCGATAAGCTATTTGGTATCTTTTTGCCGGTCGACTATTGTCGGCTAGATAAAACGAGTTCGCGGTCTGACCAGGTGCTGGTGCTTAATCTTAAGGGCCAGCCCGACCAAATTCTTGAGCGCATCGATAATTGCCGCTATTTCCCTGCCTATCATATGAACAAGAAACATTGGTTTAGTGTTCTGCTAGATGCACAGACGGATTGGAATCAGCTGACCAGTTTGTTAGCGGAAAGCTATCGCTTAGTTAAGAAATAAGGACATAAGAAGCCCTGCTCTCTAGTAGGGCCTTTTACTTTTAACAGAACTGCTAACAGAACTGCTCAAAAATTCGAGCCAATCGCAAAAAAGTCTCCATACCCCCTTGACGAAAGAGAATTTTATTGGTACATTAGTAGAGGTGTTTTTATACGAGATTCCTGAAATTCAGTCGTGCTGACTGGTATAGAAGCAACATTATTATTTTTCCATAAAAATGGCACACTTGGATGTGTGGACTAGATTAAAGCAAAGGGAGGAGGAGCTTGGATGCCAACTATTAACCAATTAGTTAATAAACCTCGTAAAACCAAAGTCGTTAAGTCAAACTCACCTGCATTAAACAAAGGGTACAACAGTTTCAAGAAGACCCAAACGGACAACAACTCTCCACAAAAACGTGGGGTATGTACTCGTGTGGGTACCATGACACCGAAGAAACCTAACTCAGCTTTACGTAAATATGCCCGTGTACGTTTGTCTAACTTGATGGAAGTGACAGCTTACATCCCAGGGATCGGTCACAACTTACAAGAACACAGCGTTGTTTTAATCCGCGGTGGTCGTGTAAAAGACTTACCAGGGGTACGTTACCACATCGTTCGTGGTGCGCTTGACACTGCTGGTGTTAACGATCGTAAACAAGGCCGTTCTAAATACGGTACCAAACGTCCTAAAGGCTAAGAGCCTCATCATTAAACATTCAGAAAGGAGGATTTTGAATGCCTCGTAAAGGTGCAATCGCAAAACGCGAAGTTTTGCCAGATCCACTCTACAATTCAAAATTAGTTACTCGCACAATTAACCGTTTAATGCTCGATGGTAAACGCGGTAAAGCTGCTACTATCTTATATGCTGCTTTCGATATCGTGCGCGAACAAACCGGTCAAGACCCAATGGAAGTTTTCGAACAAGCAATCGAAAACATCATGCCATTATTAGAAGTTAAAGCTCGCCGTGTAGGGGGTTCTAACTACCAAGTACCAGTTGAAGTACGTCCAGAACGTCGTTACACCTTAGCCATCCGTTGGTTGGTAAGCTACTCTCGCTTACGTGGTGAAAAGACCATGGAATTACGTTTAGCGCGTGAAATCATGGATGCAGCTAACAACACTGGTGCATCAGTTAAGAAACGCGAAGACATGCATAAAATGGCAGAAGCCAACAAAGCATTCGCTCATTACCGTTGGTAAGATTTTCAGTCATATCACTAGCTGTTATAAGCTAGTGGTTTTTGACTACTATGCACACTCTCAAAACAACTGAAAAGGGGTAAAACAAAAAGATGGCAAAAAGAGAATTTTCGCTAGAGAAAACTCGTAATATTGGTATCATGGCCCACATCGATGCTGGTAAAACCACCACGACTGAACGTGTCTTGTACTATACCGGCCGTATCCACAAAATTGGTGAAACCCACGAAGGGGCTTCCCAAATGGACTGGATGGAGCAAGAACAAGAACGTGGGATTACCATCACCTCTGCCGCAACTACTGCGCAATGGGCTAACCACCGGATTAACATCATCGACACACCAGGGCACGTGGACTTCACTGTCGAAGTAGAACGTTCTCTCCGGGTTCTTGATGGTGCCGTTGCCTTATTGGATGCTCAGTCTGGGGTAGAACCTCAAACTGAAACCGTATGGCGTCAAGCTACCACTTACGGTGTTCCTCGCTTGGTCTTCATCAACAAGATGGACAAGATTGGTGCGGACTTCTTATACTCTGTAAGAACCTTGCACGAACGCTTACAAGCAAACGCTCATCCAGTTCAATTACCAATTGGTGCTGAAGATGAGTTCTCAGGTATCATTGACTTAGTGGAAATGAAAGCCTACAACTACACTAACGACTTAGGGACTGACATTGAAGAAATCGAAATCCCAGGTGACTTACAAGATTTAGCTGAAGAATGGCGTACTAAGTTAGTTGAAGCAGTTGCTGAAACTGACGAAGAACTCATGATGGCTTACTTGGAAGGCGAAGAAATCGACGTACCTACCTTGAAAGCAGCAATCCGTAAAGCAACTGTTGCAGCGGACTTCTACCCAGTATTCTGTGGTTCTGCCTTCAAGAACAAAGGGGTTCAATTAATGTTGGATGGGGTTATCGACTACCTTCCATCTCCATTAGACGTTCCAGCTATCAAAGGGATTGACCCTGATACTGACGCTGAAGTAGAACGTCATGCAAGCGATGAAGAGCCATTCTCTGCTTTGGCCTTCAAAGTTATGACTGACCCATTCGTAGGTCGTTTAACCTTCTTCCGTGTTTACTCTGGTACTTTACAATCCGGTTCTTACGTTCAAAACGCTACTAAAGGCAAACGTGAACGTGTCGGCCGTATCTTACAAATGCACGCCAACCACCGTCAAGAAATTCCTGAAGTATTCTCTGGGGATATCGCAGCAGCTGTTGGTTTGAAAGACACTACTACTGGGGACACTCTCTGTGACGAGAAGAATGAAGTAATCCTCGAGTCTATGGAATTCCCAGAACCAGTTATCGAAGTAGCGATTGAGCCTAAATCAAAAGCTGACCAAGATAAGATGGGTGTAGCCTTACAAAAATTGGCTGAAGAAGACCCAACCTTCCGTGCTTACACTAACCAAGAAACTGGCGAAACAGTTATCGCAGGTATGGGTGAGTTACACTTGGATATCATCGTTGACCGTATGCGTCGTGAATTCAAGGTAGAAGCTAACGTGGGTGCACCACAAGTTTCTTACCGTGAAACCTTCCGTGCTGCAACTCAAGCAGAAGGTAAGTTCGTTCGCCAGTCTGGTGGTAAAGGTCAATACGGTCACGTATGGATCGAATTTACACCAAACGAAGAAGGTGCTGGTTTCGAATTCGAAAACGCAATCGTCGGTGGTGTGGTTCCTCGTGAATACATCCCAGCGGTTGAAGCTGGTTTGAAAGACGCTATGGAAAATGGTGTCCTCGCAGGCTTCCCAATGGTAGACATCAAAGCTAAGCTTTACGATGGTTCTTACCACGATGTCGACTCTTCTGAAACTGCCTTTAAGGTAGCGGCGTCCTTAGCACTCCGTGCAGCTGCTAAGAAAGCTAACCCAAGCATCTTGGAACCTATGATGGCAGTTGAAATCACTGTACCTGAAGAATACTTCGGGGACGTTATGGGTCACGTGAACTCTCGTCGCGGTCGCGTTGAAGGTTCTGAAGTGCGCGGTAACGCTCAAATCGTTAAAGGTATGATTCCATTGTCTGAAATGTTCGGTTACGCAACTACCTTGCGTTCTGCAACTCAAGGGCGTGGTACCTTCTCTATGACCTTCGACCACTATGAAGATGTGCCGAAGTCAATCGCAGAAGAAATCATCAAGAAATACGGCGGCAAGTCAGAAGACTAATCTGATAGGACTTGCTTGGAATAACGAATAAGCGTTATTCTCAAAGCCTAGAAAATGGTGCAAAATCTTGAATTTTGCCCCATTTCTAGGTATAATACTACTGATAGATTTAATTGAAATCTATAAAACAAACTCAACTATTTTTAGGAGGCAGAAATTAAAATGGCAAAACAAAAATTTGACCGTTCTAAACCACACGTAAACATTGGTACAATTGGTCACGTTGACCATGGTAAAACTACCTTATCAGCTGCAATCGCAACTGTATTAGCTAAACAAGGTTTCGGTGAAGCTCGTTCATACGACCAAATCGATAACGCTCCAGAAGAAAAAGAACGTGGGATCACAATCAACACTTCTCACATCGAGTACGAAACAGCTAACCGTCACTACGCTCACGTTGACTGCCCAGGTCACGCGGACTACGTTAAAAACATGATCACTGGTGCTGCTCAAATGGACGGCGCGATCCTCGTTGTATCTGCTGCTGACGGCCCAATGCCACAAACTCGTGAACACATCCTCTTGTCTCGTCAAGTTGGTGTTCCTTACATCGTAGTATTCTTGAACAAAGTTGACATGGTTGACGACGAAGAATTGCTCGAATTAGTTGAAATGGAAGTTCGTGACCTCTTGTCTGAATACGACTTCCCAGGCGACGACACTCCAGTTATCGCTGGTTCAGCTTTGAAAGCTTTAGAAGGCGACGCTAACTACGAAGCTAAAGTTTTAGAATTGATGGAACAAGTTGATGCTTACATTCCAGAACCAGAACGTGACACTGACAAGCCATTCATGATGCCAGTCGAAGACGTATTCTCTATCACTGGTCGTGGTACTGTTGCAACTGGTCGTGTTGAACGTGGTCAAGTTCGCGTTGGTGACGAAGTTGAAATCGTTGGTATCGAAGAAGAAACTTCTAAGACTACCGTTACCGGTGTTGAAATGTTCCGTAAGTTATTGGATTACGCTGAAGCTGGGGACAACGTTGGTACCTTGTTACGTGGTGTAACTCGTGACCAAATCCAACGTGGTCAAGTATTATCTAAACCAGGTTCAATCACTCCACACACTAAGTTCGAAGCTGAAGTGTACGTATTGTCTAAAGAAGAAGGTGGTCGTCACACTCCATTCTTCTCTAACTACCGTCCACAATTCTACTTCCGTACAACTGACGTAACTGGTGTTGTTACTTTACCAGAAGGTACTGAAATGGTTATGCCAGGCGACAACGTACAAATGGTTGTTGAATTGATCCACCCAATCGCGATCGAAGAAGGGACTAA
This genomic window contains:
- the lysS gene encoding lysine--tRNA ligase, which encodes MTEQHQDVQAELNDQLLVRREKMAQMAEAGVNPFAAGFSRDHLSAQILHEYSEVDKEALEEKKIPVRVAGRMVSKRGKGKAGFAHLLDMDGKIQIYVRQDSVGEDSYQWFKAADLGDIVGVVGYVFKTNTGELSVFAQEFHPLTKALRPLPDKYHGLTNVEQRYRQRYLDLISNEESRERFILRSKIVREIRRFLDDQGYLEVETPVLHTIAGGATARPFVTHHNALDMELYLRIATELHLKRLVVGGIEKVYELGRIFRNEGIDTTHNPEFTTIECYTAYQVYTDVMDLIEGMLKKVAERVLNKTSLEYHGHTIELGQPWARRHMVDLIKEVTGVDFWQAMDFDQAKALAKEHGVELNDHDTTVGHVINAFFEEHCEDKCIQPTFVYGHPVEVSPLARKNEEDPRFTDRFELFIVGKEYANAFTELSDPIDQRQRFEAQMEEKNKGNDEAQPMDDEFIEALEYGMPPTGGWGLGIDRLVMLFTGATAIRDVLLFPTMRHHS
- a CDS encoding ASCH domain-containing protein codes for the protein MRSEVMWQDFCRRQGLAKDTPYEAFSFGGPGSVIADPLAQLVMAGKKTATCSAKLLYEVEDEPLPEVGSYSVILNSRNQAQCVIQTTGVVTMPYEEVTEAWARKEGEGDLSLEYWRQAHWSFFEAEFRLVNQVFTPEQELVFEEFQVVYRLPEASLG
- a CDS encoding GNAT family N-acetyltransferase; protein product: MEFVRTERGFEGYNAAGEVVAEITYRPTEDPKVVIADHTFVDDSLRGQGVAQELLDTLVAAMKAEGKKIKAECSYVVAKFQRDSQYDAVNADKD
- a CDS encoding NUDIX hydrolase — protein: MPEVWELVDVNKQLTGIRHLRGQEALIPPGHYHLVARVLVMDAKGQILLTQRSHGKAHYPDYWEFGANGSVLAGESSELAACRELWEETGIKVSPHDLVWLEDYRYDNWWLDIYGVVLADLAPALVLDPEENQAWVWLAPDQLEQWQAKLVPGDWERWQAVASKLLALREEVDK
- a CDS encoding MmcQ/YjbR family DNA-binding protein: MKIKLGQPLSQATLAEWGFENGQARHVLAEGEFELRMTMSDQELELVVYDLAMEEPYTLFEVASASGALVTALRQQVDDILNRILGQQIQDNPLVERLVEHVKATYGLAPAHPFKRHPEIIGFKLPTVDKLFGIFLPVDYCRLDKTSSRSDQVLVLNLKGQPDQILERIDNCRYFPAYHMNKKHWFSVLLDAQTDWNQLTSLLAESYRLVKK
- the rpsL gene encoding 30S ribosomal protein S12; this encodes MPTINQLVNKPRKTKVVKSNSPALNKGYNSFKKTQTDNNSPQKRGVCTRVGTMTPKKPNSALRKYARVRLSNLMEVTAYIPGIGHNLQEHSVVLIRGGRVKDLPGVRYHIVRGALDTAGVNDRKQGRSKYGTKRPKG
- the rpsG gene encoding 30S ribosomal protein S7; this encodes MPRKGAIAKREVLPDPLYNSKLVTRTINRLMLDGKRGKAATILYAAFDIVREQTGQDPMEVFEQAIENIMPLLEVKARRVGGSNYQVPVEVRPERRYTLAIRWLVSYSRLRGEKTMELRLAREIMDAANNTGASVKKREDMHKMAEANKAFAHYRW
- the fusA gene encoding elongation factor G, with translation MAKREFSLEKTRNIGIMAHIDAGKTTTTERVLYYTGRIHKIGETHEGASQMDWMEQEQERGITITSAATTAQWANHRINIIDTPGHVDFTVEVERSLRVLDGAVALLDAQSGVEPQTETVWRQATTYGVPRLVFINKMDKIGADFLYSVRTLHERLQANAHPVQLPIGAEDEFSGIIDLVEMKAYNYTNDLGTDIEEIEIPGDLQDLAEEWRTKLVEAVAETDEELMMAYLEGEEIDVPTLKAAIRKATVAADFYPVFCGSAFKNKGVQLMLDGVIDYLPSPLDVPAIKGIDPDTDAEVERHASDEEPFSALAFKVMTDPFVGRLTFFRVYSGTLQSGSYVQNATKGKRERVGRILQMHANHRQEIPEVFSGDIAAAVGLKDTTTGDTLCDEKNEVILESMEFPEPVIEVAIEPKSKADQDKMGVALQKLAEEDPTFRAYTNQETGETVIAGMGELHLDIIVDRMRREFKVEANVGAPQVSYRETFRAATQAEGKFVRQSGGKGQYGHVWIEFTPNEEGAGFEFENAIVGGVVPREYIPAVEAGLKDAMENGVLAGFPMVDIKAKLYDGSYHDVDSSETAFKVAASLALRAAAKKANPSILEPMMAVEITVPEEYFGDVMGHVNSRRGRVEGSEVRGNAQIVKGMIPLSEMFGYATTLRSATQGRGTFSMTFDHYEDVPKSIAEEIIKKYGGKSED
- the tuf gene encoding elongation factor Tu, with amino-acid sequence MAKQKFDRSKPHVNIGTIGHVDHGKTTLSAAIATVLAKQGFGEARSYDQIDNAPEEKERGITINTSHIEYETANRHYAHVDCPGHADYVKNMITGAAQMDGAILVVSAADGPMPQTREHILLSRQVGVPYIVVFLNKVDMVDDEELLELVEMEVRDLLSEYDFPGDDTPVIAGSALKALEGDANYEAKVLELMEQVDAYIPEPERDTDKPFMMPVEDVFSITGRGTVATGRVERGQVRVGDEVEIVGIEEETSKTTVTGVEMFRKLLDYAEAGDNVGTLLRGVTRDQIQRGQVLSKPGSITPHTKFEAEVYVLSKEEGGRHTPFFSNYRPQFYFRTTDVTGVVTLPEGTEMVMPGDNVQMVVELIHPIAIEEGTKFSIREGGRTVGAGVVSKVLA